GAGCGTCGCGAGCACGATCCCGTCCAGCTCCTCGGGCTCGATGCCGGCGGCCTCGAGGGCGCGGCGCGACGCCTGCTCGGCGAGCGTCGCCGGGCTCTCGCCCTCCGACACGTGGCGGCGCTCGGCGATCCCCGAGCGCTTGCGGATCCACTCGTCGCTCGTGTCCATGAGCCGCTCGAGGTCGTGGTTGGTCACCACGCGCTCGGGAACGGCAAGGCCGGTGCCGATGATCCTGGTACGGATGCTCATGCTTTCCCCTCCCGGTCAGCCGCCGAGCGACGCCAGGCGCAGCCGGCTGCGCTCGTCCACGTCCTCGCTCCAGACGCGCCCTTCGACCCCCTCGAGCAGCTCGCGCAGACCGAGGCCGCGCAGCGCCGAGATCGCGACGCCGCCCTCGCGGGCGGCGATCTCCTGGCCGAGCCCCGGTGCGAGCCGGTCGATCTGGTTGAAGACGAGCAGCTCCGGGGTGTCGCCGAGCTGCATCGCGTGGAGCACCCCGCGGACGGCGGCGATGCGCTCCGGGTAGTCCTCGGCCGAGGCGTCCACGACGTGCAGGAACAGGTCCGCGTCGCGCAGCTCCTCGAGTGTCGCGCGGAAGGCCTCCTGGAGGTCCGCCGGCAGGTCGCGCAGGAAGCCCACGGTGTCGGTGACGATCACCTCGCGCTCCCTGGGAAAGCGCAGCCGCCGGGAGGTCGGGTCGAGGGTCGCGAAGAGCTTGTCCTCGACCTGCACGTCGGCGTGCGTCAGCGCGCGGAGCAGCGTGCTCTTGCCCGCGTTCGTGTAGCCGACGATCGAGAGCACCGGCACCCCGCGCCGGTTGCGCCGGCTGCGGCGCCCCTCGCGCTCGCGGCGCAGGCCCTGGAGCTCCTTCTGGAGCCTTGCGATGCGGTCGCGCACGCGGCGGCGATCGACCTCGAGGCGCTGCTCGCCGGGCCCGCGCCCGCCGATCCCGCCGCCGAGCCGCGAGAGCCCGAGATCCTGTTGGGCCAGCCGCGGCAGCCGGTACTGGAGCTGCGCGAGCTCGACCTGGAGCTTGCCGTCCCGGCTGCGCGCGCGCTGGGCGAAGATGTCGAGGATCAGCTGGGTGCGGTCGATCACGCGCAGGTCGAGCCGCTCGCCGAGGTTGCGGGCCTGGGCCGGGGTGAGGTCGCGGTCGAAGATCACGAGGTCGACGTCGTGGCGGAATGCGGCCACGGTCAGGTCCTCGAGCCGCCCCTCGCCGATCGCCGTGCGCGGGTCCACCTGCGGTCGCTGCTGGGTGATGACGTCGACGACCTCGACGCCGGCGGTACGCGCGAGCTCGCGCAGCTCGGCGATCGAGTCCTCGGTGCCGGCGCGGCTGCGGCCGCCGCTCACCGCGACGAGGATCGCCCGTTCGCCTTCGCCGACCGCGCGCGTGCGGTCGCGGCGCGCGAGCTCCTCCTCGAGCGCGCCGATCCAGGCCGCGAAGTCGAGCTCGAGGCGCGAAGGCGCCGCCGGCGGGAGGCGTTCGATCACGGTGCCGTCGGCCGCCGCGGGGCGCAGGTGCGCGACGTGGGCGTCGCCCGGCAGGCCGTCGTCCTCGACCTCGAGCGCCACCATCGCGTCGAGGCGCAGCTTGGCGAGGTCGGTCAGGTCGTCGTGGGTGAGCGCCTCGCCCGAGGCGCCGTTCGCGGCGCGGGCGCCGCCGAGCCGGGTGCGGATGCAGCGGATCCCGCGCAGGCGCCCCTGGCCGGCACGCAGGCGGCCCCAGTCGGGCATCTCGAGCCGGCCGCGGGCGTCGCCGACCATCGCGTGCGTCACCGTGCCGCGTCGGTCCACGAAGACACCCACCGGCCGGCGGATGTCGTAGCTCAGCTCCGTGAGCTCGCGGGCGAACTCGTGGGTGACCAGGCGATCCGAGGGCAGGTGGCGGCGGTAGAGGCGCTCGAGGGCCCGGACCTGGCTCGCCTTGAGACCTTGGGTGTTGCCGAGAACGCGGATGGTGGGCGGCTCCTCGAAGGATCCGGGGCGCGGATGGGACGGACGGGTCGGGGACGTGGGACGCCGCGCAGGGTAACCCAGCGATCCGGGTGGGGCCTTGACCCCAGGGGGAGGATCCTCCCGGTCGGCCCGCCCGACCGCGCTCGCTCCCCGTGTCAGCAGCTCGCGATTCCGGGTTACCATGCCCGGCTCCGCAGACCGCGTCGCGCCTCGTGTGCTCGAGTCGCGCCCGTGCCGGGGCGAGTTGGGGTCCGCTCCCGGAGCAGACCCGGCAGCATCGGATCCTAGGGGGAGCGACGGCGTGAGCGAGCTGGCCTCGAAGGGGCGTCCGCTGGCGGTCGTGGTGCTGGCCGCGGGCCAGGGCAAGCGGATGCAGTCGGGCCTCGTGAAGGTGCTGCACGAGGTCGCCGGGCGGCCCATGCTGGCCTTCCCGCTCGAGCTCGCGGCCGCGCTCGACGCCGAGCGCGGCGTGGTCGTGGTGGGGCGCGACGCCGACAAGGTGCGGGAGGTCTTCGCCGCCCATCCCCTGTTCCGCGACGGCCGGGTGCGCTTCGTCGAGCAGCCGGAGCGGCGTGGCACGGGCCACGCGGTCCAGATGGCGCGCCCGGCGCTCGCGGGCTTCCGCGGCGACGTCCTGATCCTCTACGGCGACACGCCGCTCCTGCGCCTCGACACGATCGTGCGGATGCGCGAGCGCAAGGCGGCTGCCGGGCACGACCTGCTGATCCTCTCGGCGCCCGAGCCGATGCCCGGCGTGATCGTGCGTGGGCCGGACGGGCGCGTGGAGCGCATCGTCGAGCTGGT
Above is a window of Deltaproteobacteria bacterium DNA encoding:
- the hflX gene encoding GTPase HflX — encoded protein: MVTRNRELLTRGASAVGRADREDPPPGVKAPPGSLGYPARRPTSPTRPSHPRPGSFEEPPTIRVLGNTQGLKASQVRALERLYRRHLPSDRLVTHEFARELTELSYDIRRPVGVFVDRRGTVTHAMVGDARGRLEMPDWGRLRAGQGRLRGIRCIRTRLGGARAANGASGEALTHDDLTDLAKLRLDAMVALEVEDDGLPGDAHVAHLRPAAADGTVIERLPPAAPSRLELDFAAWIGALEEELARRDRTRAVGEGERAILVAVSGGRSRAGTEDSIAELRELARTAGVEVVDVITQQRPQVDPRTAIGEGRLEDLTVAAFRHDVDLVIFDRDLTPAQARNLGERLDLRVIDRTQLILDIFAQRARSRDGKLQVELAQLQYRLPRLAQQDLGLSRLGGGIGGRGPGEQRLEVDRRRVRDRIARLQKELQGLRREREGRRSRRNRRGVPVLSIVGYTNAGKSTLLRALTHADVQVEDKLFATLDPTSRRLRFPREREVIVTDTVGFLRDLPADLQEAFRATLEELRDADLFLHVVDASAEDYPERIAAVRGVLHAMQLGDTPELLVFNQIDRLAPGLGQEIAAREGGVAISALRGLGLRELLEGVEGRVWSEDVDERSRLRLASLGG